From Aestuariirhabdus haliotis, one genomic window encodes:
- a CDS encoding flagellar basal body P-ring protein FlgI translates to MTMKVVQRYLLVLFLLLMAGSVQAERIKDLASISGVRSNQLVGYGLVTGLDGSGDKTSQTPFTIQTFKNMLQQFGIKMPPGSNPKLKNVAAVSIHGELPPFAKPGHKIDVTVSALGNAKSLRGGSLLMTELKGIDGKVYAIAQGSLVVGGLGVEGADGSSLTINVPTAGRIPNGALVERSVHSSFGRGNKLVLNLKQYDFTTAKRMSDAINQLVGPGVAKAIDGASIEVTAPTDRSQRVTYMSVLENLEVTPGESSAKVIINSRTGTIVIGKNVRVSPAAVTHGSMVVSITEEAEVSQPNAFGAGETVVTPQSNIDVQQENNKMFLFEPGVTLAEIVQAVNQVGAAPGDLMAILEALKQAGALRAELVVI, encoded by the coding sequence ATGACAATGAAAGTAGTTCAGCGATATCTTCTGGTTCTGTTTCTTTTACTGATGGCGGGTTCAGTGCAGGCTGAACGAATTAAGGATCTGGCTTCGATTTCTGGTGTGCGAAGTAATCAGTTGGTGGGTTATGGTCTGGTGACAGGCTTGGATGGTAGTGGTGATAAAACCAGCCAGACACCATTTACCATTCAAACCTTTAAAAATATGTTGCAGCAATTTGGTATAAAAATGCCACCGGGCAGTAACCCAAAATTGAAAAACGTAGCCGCGGTATCTATTCATGGTGAGCTGCCACCTTTTGCCAAGCCTGGCCATAAAATTGATGTCACTGTTTCTGCACTGGGTAATGCCAAAAGCCTTAGGGGTGGGAGCTTATTGATGACCGAGCTCAAAGGAATTGATGGCAAAGTATACGCCATTGCTCAGGGCAGTCTGGTTGTTGGTGGTTTAGGCGTGGAGGGTGCGGATGGATCAAGTTTAACTATTAATGTGCCTACTGCCGGCCGAATTCCAAATGGTGCTTTGGTTGAACGTAGTGTTCATTCGTCGTTTGGGCGAGGAAACAAGCTGGTATTGAATTTAAAACAGTACGATTTTACTACTGCCAAGCGCATGAGTGATGCGATCAATCAGCTGGTCGGTCCGGGCGTGGCGAAAGCCATTGATGGTGCTTCTATCGAGGTGACCGCACCAACGGATCGGTCTCAGCGTGTCACCTATATGTCGGTATTGGAGAATCTTGAGGTAACGCCAGGTGAATCCTCAGCCAAAGTTATTATCAACTCACGTACCGGTACCATTGTGATTGGGAAAAACGTAAGGGTGTCTCCAGCGGCAGTAACCCACGGCAGCATGGTGGTTTCTATCACCGAAGAAGCCGAGGTGAGTCAGCCAAATGCTTTCGGTGCCGGAGAAACGGTAGTTACTCCGCAAAGCAATATCGATGTACAACAAGAAAACAATAAAATGTTCCTGTTTGAACCGGGTGTTACCCTGGCCGAAATTGTTCAGGCGGTGAATCAGGTAGGAGCGGCCCCCGGTGACCTGATGGCCATTTTGGAGGCCCTCAAACAGGCCGGGGCACTACGCGCAGAATTGGTGGTTATCTGA
- the flgH gene encoding flagellar basal body L-ring protein FlgH produces the protein MKIRLLLLLSFFSLGGCMTPTALPNDPAFAPTYPAQPIASEFNGGSLYQEGFGFSLYDDRKAYRVGDIITVQLDESTQANKKADTDFSKETTASISEPTAFGKTFKDVFGFDVAATLDATREHEGESESSQSNSLRGNITVTVSEVLPNGLLKIRGEKWLTLNQGDEYVRISGLVRPDDVDTDNMVSSQKIADARISYAGTGSLADSNEAGWLTKLFNSPAFPF, from the coding sequence ATGAAAATCAGATTGCTTTTATTGCTGAGCTTCTTTTCTTTGGGTGGTTGCATGACGCCTACGGCTTTGCCAAATGATCCGGCATTTGCGCCGACCTATCCTGCCCAGCCCATTGCCTCGGAATTTAATGGCGGTTCTCTCTACCAGGAGGGTTTTGGCTTCTCACTGTACGACGATCGCAAGGCTTACCGGGTCGGCGATATCATCACGGTACAGCTGGATGAATCGACACAGGCGAATAAGAAAGCCGATACCGACTTCAGTAAAGAAACAACGGCGTCTATTAGTGAACCAACTGCGTTTGGTAAAACCTTTAAAGATGTGTTTGGTTTTGATGTGGCTGCCACCCTGGACGCCACTCGAGAGCATGAAGGGGAATCTGAAAGTAGTCAGAGTAACAGTCTTCGCGGCAATATAACGGTCACGGTGTCGGAAGTGTTACCCAATGGCTTGCTGAAAATTCGCGGCGAAAAATGGCTCACCCTTAATCAGGGGGACGAGTACGTTCGAATATCGGGCTTGGTACGCCCCGATGATGTTGATACCGATAACATGGTGTCATCGCAAAAAATTGCAGATGCAAGAATTAGTTACGCTGGAACCGGAAGCCTGGCAGATTCGAATGAGGCGGGTTGGTTAACCAAACTCTTCAATAGTCCGGCATTTCCTTTTTAG